TCATTTCATGAAAGCGGTAAGCAAGACCCATTAGTTTTCCCATATCAGAAATGTCTTCAGCCGTGAGCTTTTTGGGAAAGCCAGATCCGTCGCCGTTTTCTCGGTGCTGACCGATGGCATCTGAAATTTCTGGCGTTAAGGGGACTTTCTTTCCCTTCACCATAATCACGGAGCGATCAGGGTAAAGAATGTATTCTGAAAGTTCTTCGTTGGTATAGTTCTTAGGATTTTTATCGCCCACAGAAGCAGGTAATTGCGCAAGGCCGATGTTATGTAAAAGCCCCGCCATCGCCGCACTTTCCCGTTTTTCGTGATTCCAACCCAAAAGTTGCGCAAAATAAGCGCCGTAAGCCGAAAGACAAATGCAGTCATGGTAAAGAGAACGGGTGTTTCCCGTAAAGCGGAAGATCTCGTCAAAAATTTCTTGGGGGGAAAGATCCTTAGTTAGTTCAAAATCGGCTACAATGTTTTTGCATTTATCGAAAATCAATTTTCCTTCTTGATAGTCCGTGCCCGCGCCGTTAAGAAACTGAGCCATGATTTCGTAGATCGCCCTTTTAGAGCGATGAAACTTTTCGGTCATTGAAACAGGCAGCTGAATATTTCTAAAACTCATTACAGTTCTCGCGTATTCAAAAAAAGCGTTCATCTGCGTTTTTTTGATATACATCTGCTGCTTCAAAGTTTTGAATTTGTCTAAATGACGTTCGTCAACGCAGTCGCCGGTCTTTCGCAATAAAATGGAACGGTGATTGACGGGGAGGTGAACATACACATCAAAGTTGATGTTCATCTCTGCTTCCATATCTCGTAGATCTACAGGCATTAACGCTGTGATCGGGATATTATCGCCCTCCATTTCAATGGGAGCTAATTGCAAAACCATGTCGGAAATAAACTCGCGATCGAAGTTGATATGCATCACTTCATCGGCGCCATTTTTTTTAACGACGTCGAAATTAAGTGAACCTGCAGAAGCATGCAGAACGATGATGTGACAGTCAGGATAATTCATTTTGGTTGATTGAACCCACTCGTTGGTTTGAGCGGTTCCGTCTTGGCCATCGATCAGGGCAAGGATAGGAGAGAAGTTTGGTTCAGAGCTTTCAAGAATTTCGTCGATCGTGTGGAAGTGTTTAAGCTGGTACGGATAATACCCCTTCAGGATGACTTTGACGGCTTCCCAGAAGGAGTCTCGAGGACTCCCAATTAGAACGTCAACAGTCGGACCTGAAGTGGTTTTCATCGTCTAATGAACCGTAATCTCCACATAGAAGGTGGAACCATTTGTTAAATTAAAGGGGATAACAAGAGTCGCCGCTTTATCCGCATGACTGATTTTAAAATCACCAGAAATCACAGTCGGGATGGCCATTTCAAAATTATAACCCAATTGATTCAACGTTGTTTTCGCTGAACCGTAGATCATATTCGTCATCTCACCAACGGCGTCTGAAACTTCACCATTGATCGACGTGTGTTTTTCTCCAAGCATGTTTTCCAAAATGTGGAAAATGCTGTCCTTACCATAAGAGATCAAAAGGGTTCCCTTAAGAGGAGGAGCGACCATGCCCACCATGCCCGCAATTTCACCCTTCAAAACGAACTGTGGTTCGATGAAAGGTTTGCCGGGAGAGGCGTCGGTTTGTGCCATTGTTTTAAGTGTTTTAACAACTCCATCAACAAACGCATTGATAAGACGTTTGTCGAAAAGAGGATTTAAAGCTTCGACTTTTGGTGCTGCTGACATTGAATTCTCCTAGCGACTCTTTAAGAAGCTTTTGCTTGAGCAGCAGGGTTGTGTTTTGCCCAAACGCGTTCCATCTTGCCTTTGAGTGTTGCTGAATTAAATGGCTTCACCACGTAATCAGAAACTCCGGCTTTAGCAGCTTCAAGAATGTGCTTTTGTTCAGACTCGGCAGTCACAAGCATAAAAGGAACAGACTTAAAACGAGGGTCCGCTTTGCATGCTTTCAAAAGGTCGATGCCTTGCATTCCTGGCATATTCCAGTCAGAAATTACAAAGCCATAAGGCTGGCCTGCATCATGAGCGGCCTGGATCATAGGCAGGGCCGTTTTGCCATCATCGGCTTCCTCGACGTTGGTATAACCCAGCTCATTTAGCACTTTTTTAATGATTTTTCGCATAGTTGCGAAGTCATCAACGACCAAAAACTTCGTATTTGTGGGAAACATAATATCTCCTGAAAAGGTGAAAGCCTGTAAAATCCTCATGCTTATCGGTCTAGTTTTTTAAAACTAGAGTCCAAACCTATTGCGAATTCCTAAAATTGTTGTCAGACTTTATTACAGGTGGTCGTGCTACATTTGGACATGAGTCCTAGGTAGCGTAAAAGGTTTAGACAGAGTTTTTAAAACTAAAAACAATTTAGCGGGAGGGAGCAAGGATGCTCAGAGATGTCCTCATTCAAAAAGGTCTTTCAAACAGAGAGGCAGAAGTTGCTGAACTTGTTTCAAAGGGCTTGTCCAACAAGGAAGTTGCGAATCAGCTTTTTGTTACTGAAAAAACAGTAAAATTTCACCTCACAAACATTTATAAAAAAATGAATGTTAAGTCTCGTGCGCAATTGATTGTATGGTGCTTGCCTCATCTTGGCTTTGTTGAGAGTGAAGTACGCGCTGAAAACAACAATCAAAATGCAGCTGCAGCGACTGCATTCAATAACAATGCAACTCAAACGATCCCAGCAGGATCTGCGACTGTTGCAGGTACAACAACTCTTCCTGGTAGCGGATTGAACCGTGGTGGTAATTCCGATATCGGTATGGGTGGCATCTAAGTCTTAACTGGACTTTAAGATGTTTTAAGAGCGCGGGGGTGCGGACTTCGGTCCATACTACCTGCGCTTTGTTTTTTGGAAATAAGGAGCAAACACCAATGGCAAACTCCAAGCCCGTTTCATCATCTCAAGTCATCATGACTCAGTTAGTTCTTCCTTCTCACACAAATGCCCTGGGTTCCGTATTCGGAGGAACGATCATGTCATGGATTGATATTGCGGCGGCGATAGCAGCGCAAAGACATTCCAACAAAGATGTGGTGACGGCGAGTATTGATCGTTTGGATTTTGTGGCTCCGGTTTACAAAGGTTGGGTCGTCAACCTCAAAGCCAGTGTGAATTACACTTCAAGAACTTCCATGGAAATCGGTGTGCGTGTCGATGCCGAAGACCCAAAAACGGGAGAGACATTTCACACCGCTTCCGCTTACAGCACTTTCGTAGCTTTGGGAGCTAATGGCAAACCGATCGAAGTTCCGGGGCTTATCCTAGAGACAGAGACGGACCGACGTCGCTTTGAAGAAGCGAAAAAGCGTCGCGAAATCCGTTTGATGAATAAAACGAAATAATTATTTACAGAGCACTTCAATCCAACGAAGGGCTTCTTCGGCGCGAGCACTGAGTTTTGCGCCTTCTTCTTTGCCGTGACCGGCTTGACTGCGCACGGTGAGTTCTTTTTTATCACACTCTTTCTCGGTGACTTTATTTAAAGCGGATAATTCAAAGGCAGGCTCTAAAGTATAATACAAGGTAGAGACTTCTTGCTCTTGATCCGTACCTTCATCAGGATTTTTCTTCTCGTATTCTTTCAAAGTAGTCTCAAAGGATTTCTTTAAGTCTTTAAGGTAAGAAGCTTTCTTTGAAAACGTTTTTTCTTTCAGTGCTTTTTGGTAAGCAGTTTCTGATTCCTTATAGAAATCATCCGCTTTTTTCAAGTCTGCATAGGAGATCGAAAAAGCGAGAAGGCTTAAGGCAAAGACTACTGCACGCATGTATCGCCTCGCTTGTCTGCATCCGTGATGTTTTGTTTCATCACCGGAAGAAGTTCTTCTGCAAACTTTTCTTCTGTTTGTCTTACATAGGCATTGGCTTTGATGATTTTATTCTTAACTTCGGCTGCGCTCATATTGTTATTTAAGCGAAGACGGTCAATCAAAGCCTTTGCGCCTGCCGGACCGTCGGGACCATAAGCTGCCAATGTTAAATAGTTCAGCGTCTCGCTGTTGCTCGCAAACTTCGTCGAGCGTCTTTCAACACTGGGTTTGATGATGTTATCGCGCACGTGAACGTAGTAGCCCATAGAATAGATTAAATTTCGTGCAATACCATCACCTGGACGAATCCAGTCGCAGTAATTCTTAGGGGAGCCAGGGGACGGTGGAGGTGATTTTAAATCTTCGCGAAGAATTTCTTTAAACGGTGTGCAGGCCGGATTTGAACTGTCCATAAGTGACTCAAGAATATGAAAGCCGTTACCTTCCACAAACTTTTTCCCTTTGTAGTAACCGGCAATTTCATTCACAGGATCGGACGTTAACTGGCCGATTCCTTTTCCTCCTGAATAGGCGAGATAAAAGTTAAAGGCCGTCTCGTTATTAAATTTTTTAAGTACAATGCGGGGATCGATCGGCACTCGTCCTGTAGACATGCAGCTGATGGCTTGGTTGACGGCAAAGTGCAGGAAGTCGACAGTCTTTTGATTAAGGCATGGCATGCTGGCGCCGGCATTTTCAAATTTCTTTTTAGTATCGCCGTCGCAGCTATAACCTTGATTGCCGGGTTCGCGTTGCAGGGAGGCTTCGATGCAATCTTTTTTGATCTGCTTCACCTTGGTGCCTTGAGCAAGGATAGCGCCTAAATTGTAGATGTCATTCTTGATTCCGGGAGCATAGTCGGAAGCTGCGCACACTCTTGCTGGAGCCAGTGAGTTGCGGTAGCGAAGAAACGCACGGGTTAAAGGATCACGAGCCGCATCCATGGACTTATTAATATCCTGGTTTTGCGCGCCTTTTTTTTCACTTTTATCATTCACGCAAAGATACTGAGCAGAGCTGATCCCTGGAAGAATGAACAATGTACTAAAAATAAGAATTGATAAGAACTGTCTCACCTTGGTCTTATCGGTGAGATCAGCCAGAGATTAAGGAAGATCTTTGGAAAATCCAAAACCAAGGTCTGGATCACCTGTAAAAAGTGATCCACCAAATTTATCATATGTGAATTTTATTTTACAACGTAGTCTTTCCAACGACTGAGTAAGACGGGAGTGAGTTGCGTGTAGCAAACAGTTCCTTCCGTAGCTGTTTCCTTACGAAGGATTTGTGCTTCGCGACCTAAATCAAAAATCTTATACTCTTCAGCGCGCGGGAAGTAGAGCTGAACATCCGTTTGCATTTCGCTCACAGTGGCGGCCATGAGTTTCTTTAACTGCTCCATGCCTTGTCCGGTTAAAGCGCTGACGAAAACTCTGGGATAGTGTTTCACTCTAAATTGACGTTCTAAAGGTGCGACATCGCACTTGTTATAAACGTGGATGATCTTTTTATCAGACCAATTGAATTCTTTAATCAAAGCTTCAACGACTTCCACTTGTCTTTCCATATTAGGTGAAGACAAATCGATCACGTGCAAAAGAACATCGGCCTCAGAGGATTCTTCAAGTGTTGCTTTAAAGGCTTCAATCAACTGAGTTGGAAGTTTGCGGATAAATCCAACCGTATCTGTGACAACGGCAGGTGGTCCATCTGGTAAAAAGATCTTACGAGTCGTTGGATCCAAAGTCGCAAAGACTTGGTTCTTTGTCATGACTTGCGCACCCGTAAGGCGATTTAAGATCGAGCTCTTTCCAGAGTTGGTATAGCCAATCAAGGCAAAGGACGGAATTTCATGACGTTTTCTGGATTGTCTGTGTTGCGCGCGGTTTTGACGAACGCCTTCAAGCTTTTTCTTAATTAAAGCGACTCTTTCGCGAATACGACGGCGGTCATTTTCAAGAGCGGTTTCACCGGGACCTCGGGTTCCGATGCCACCACCTTGACGAGAAAGAGACTCCAACCACGCACCGACCATGCGAGGCATTTGATCGAGCAACTGTGCAAGTTCTACTTGAAGTTTTCCTTCAAAGGTTTGAGCTCTTTGCGCGAAAATATCGAGGATCAATTGATTGCGATCGACAACTCGGGCCTTCACGATCTGCGCTAAGTTTCTTTGTTGAACTCCGGAAAGCTGATGGTCCATGACCACGATGTTGGCGCCGCTATCGCGGACCATTTCGGCGACTTCCTCGACCTTTCCTGTTCCAATAAGAGTTGCGGGATTCCATTGCGGCAGCACTTGAATCAAAGAACCAACGACTTCGCCTCCGGCTGCGGAGACAAGCTCTTCAAGTTCCAATAAATTTTCTTTGATTTCGCTGAGAGGTTCGGATTTCAATCCGACACCGATGACAATGGCTCTGTCTTGCTGAGTGACGTGGGCTTGATTAGTCAATTCGAACAATCCTCCCTTACAGACTTAAGGTTAGCACGCTTGGGGTTTGGGTCAAAGTTAAATTTTTGTCGAGATCAGTGATATAAGTCCGCCTACCAAAATCAAGACAGCCGTGGGAATTCGCGCTTTCAGAATAAGAATGAGCGAGACAATGAAGAGCGCAATTCCTATCCAGGAGAAAACGATAGACTCTCCAAAAGTCCAGATAGTTGAAAGCAACAATCCCAAAGATCCTGCGACGACCCCAGCAAGAATGGCGCGAAACTTCGGTGAAGAATTGAGCTTTGCATAAAGCGGAATGCTTAAAGCAACAAACAAGAAAGCTGGTAAAAAAATTCCCAATGTTGCGACAACGGCTCCCGGAAATCCATGCATCAGGTAGCCAATAAAACTAGCCGTTGTAAAGACGGGCCCCGGAGTGAATTGACCGACTGAGATGGCATCAAAAAGCTGCGCCTCTGTGAGCCACGCGCGATTTTGCACGAACTCCGTTTGCAGAAAACTTAAAAGAACGTAACCACTTCCAAATAATAACGAACCGATTTTAAAAAAGACCCAAAACAAAGATCCCAATTCGTTTTTTTGCAATAGAAAGCGGCCCGTGATGAAAAGAGCCATCAGTCCGCACGTCATAAGAATTAAAACTTCAGAGGAGCCGCGAGCTTTCAAATAAACACTGGCGACGAAAACAAAAAGAAGAACGACGTTTTGTTTCTGGGTCCAGAAATCTTTTTGCAAAACCTCATTGAATTTTTGAATGCGCAAAAAACTTTTAAAAAACCTTTCAAAGGCAAAGACAATCACAGCCAAAACTACGGCCTTTGCACCTAAAAGAAAATCATGTACAACAGGAAGGCTTGCGTACTGCGTGTAAAAGTACGACACGGCAGTCACAATCAAAAAAGCGGGGAGAATAAAACTAATTCCCGCAAACCAAAATCCCCACCATCCGGCTTGTTGATAGCCAATATGAATCGCAAGCTCTGTCGAGTTTGGACCGGGGATAATATTTGTGAGTGCGATAAGGTCTAAGAATTTTTCACGAGAAAGCCATTTGCGGCGATGGACGAATTCTTCCTCCATCATGGCAATATGAG
This region of Bdellovibrio sp. BCCA genomic DNA includes:
- a CDS encoding HD-GYP domain-containing protein, with the translated sequence MKTTSGPTVDVLIGSPRDSFWEAVKVILKGYYPYQLKHFHTIDEILESSEPNFSPILALIDGQDGTAQTNEWVQSTKMNYPDCHIIVLHASAGSLNFDVVKKNGADEVMHINFDREFISDMVLQLAPIEMEGDNIPITALMPVDLRDMEAEMNINFDVYVHLPVNHRSILLRKTGDCVDERHLDKFKTLKQQMYIKKTQMNAFFEYARTVMSFRNIQLPVSMTEKFHRSKRAIYEIMAQFLNGAGTDYQEGKLIFDKCKNIVADFELTKDLSPQEIFDEIFRFTGNTRSLYHDCICLSAYGAYFAQLLGWNHEKRESAAMAGLLHNIGLAQLPASVGDKNPKNYTNEELSEYILYPDRSVIMVKGKKVPLTPEISDAIGQHRENGDGSGFPKKLTAEDISDMGKLMGLAYRFHEMTALQDSQQAMTATQAISTLREAALNGNGELDLVLTTQVFKKWKT
- a CDS encoding chemotaxis protein CheX yields the protein MSAAPKVEALNPLFDKRLINAFVDGVVKTLKTMAQTDASPGKPFIEPQFVLKGEIAGMVGMVAPPLKGTLLISYGKDSIFHILENMLGEKHTSINGEVSDAVGEMTNMIYGSAKTTLNQLGYNFEMAIPTVISGDFKISHADKAATLVIPFNLTNGSTFYVEITVH
- a CDS encoding response regulator codes for the protein MFPTNTKFLVVDDFATMRKIIKKVLNELGYTNVEEADDGKTALPMIQAAHDAGQPYGFVISDWNMPGMQGIDLLKACKADPRFKSVPFMLVTAESEQKHILEAAKAGVSDYVVKPFNSATLKGKMERVWAKHNPAAQAKAS
- a CDS encoding helix-turn-helix domain-containing protein, giving the protein MLRDVLIQKGLSNREAEVAELVSKGLSNKEVANQLFVTEKTVKFHLTNIYKKMNVKSRAQLIVWCLPHLGFVESEVRAENNNQNAAAATAFNNNATQTIPAGSATVAGTTTLPGSGLNRGGNSDIGMGGI
- a CDS encoding acyl-CoA thioesterase, which codes for MANSKPVSSSQVIMTQLVLPSHTNALGSVFGGTIMSWIDIAAAIAAQRHSNKDVVTASIDRLDFVAPVYKGWVVNLKASVNYTSRTSMEIGVRVDAEDPKTGETFHTASAYSTFVALGANGKPIEVPGLILETETDRRRFEEAKKRREIRLMNKTK
- the hflX gene encoding GTPase HflX, producing the protein MTNQAHVTQQDRAIVIGVGLKSEPLSEIKENLLELEELVSAAGGEVVGSLIQVLPQWNPATLIGTGKVEEVAEMVRDSGANIVVMDHQLSGVQQRNLAQIVKARVVDRNQLILDIFAQRAQTFEGKLQVELAQLLDQMPRMVGAWLESLSRQGGGIGTRGPGETALENDRRRIRERVALIKKKLEGVRQNRAQHRQSRKRHEIPSFALIGYTNSGKSSILNRLTGAQVMTKNQVFATLDPTTRKIFLPDGPPAVVTDTVGFIRKLPTQLIEAFKATLEESSEADVLLHVIDLSSPNMERQVEVVEALIKEFNWSDKKIIHVYNKCDVAPLERQFRVKHYPRVFVSALTGQGMEQLKKLMAATVSEMQTDVQLYFPRAEEYKIFDLGREAQILRKETATEGTVCYTQLTPVLLSRWKDYVVK
- the chrA gene encoding chromate efflux transporter — protein: MVNLIWLFFKLGATSFGGPAAHIAMMEEEFVHRRKWLSREKFLDLIALTNIIPGPNSTELAIHIGYQQAGWWGFWFAGISFILPAFLIVTAVSYFYTQYASLPVVHDFLLGAKAVVLAVIVFAFERFFKSFLRIQKFNEVLQKDFWTQKQNVVLLFVFVASVYLKARGSSEVLILMTCGLMALFITGRFLLQKNELGSLFWVFFKIGSLLFGSGYVLLSFLQTEFVQNRAWLTEAQLFDAISVGQFTPGPVFTTASFIGYLMHGFPGAVVATLGIFLPAFLFVALSIPLYAKLNSSPKFRAILAGVVAGSLGLLLSTIWTFGESIVFSWIGIALFIVSLILILKARIPTAVLILVGGLISLISTKI